A genomic window from Carassius auratus strain Wakin chromosome 45, ASM336829v1, whole genome shotgun sequence includes:
- the LOC113063073 gene encoding protein farnesyltransferase subunit beta-like: MEEASPPLRCFRESHSFELFSDDGVQTVTSKEQRKVECSIQEVYSVYQQIHTSPQPTLLREQHYHYLKKGLRHLSDAYECLDASRPWLCYWILHSLELLEEPVPAAVASDVCQFLARCQSPTGGFGGGPSQHAHLAPTYAAVNALCILGTEEAYRVINREKLLDFLYSVKQPDGSFVMHVGGEVDVRSAYCAASVASLTNIITPTLFDGTHNWILSCQNWEGGLGGVPGLEAHGGYTFCGTAALVILGKEHMLDLKALLRWVTSRQMRFEGGFQGRCNKLVDGCYSFWQAGLLPLLHRALFKEGDSTLSVSSWMFERKALQEYILLCCQNPGGGLLDKPGKSRDFYHTCYCLSGLSIAQHFGNLDLHNELILGRDENRLAPTHPVYNICPEKVAQAIEHFHRLPVPFQTGPTPSAMDQS, translated from the exons ATGGAAGAGGCGTCTCCTCCTCTGCGATGCTTTCGTGAATCACACTCTTTTGAGCTTTTCAGCGATGACGGTGTGCAAACAGTGACCTCAAAAGAACAG AGAAAAGTTGAATGCAGTATTCAAGAAGTGTACAGTGTTTACCAGCAAATTCACACCTCACCACA gcccaCTTTACTGAGGGAACAACACTATCATTATCTGAAGAAAGGTTTACGCCATCTCTCTGATGCATATGAG TGTTTGGATGCCAGCCGGCCTTGGCTCTGCTACTGGATCCTGCACAGTCTGGAGCTGCTAGAGGAGCCTGTGCCAGCAGCAGTTGCCTCAGA CGTGTGTCAGTTTCTGGCCAGATGTCAGAGTCCGACAGGTGGGTTCGGTGGAGGTCCGAGTCAGCACGCTCACCTGGCTCCCACCTACGCAGCTGTAAATGCCCTTTGCATCCTGGGCACAGAGGAGGCCTACAGAGTCATCAACAG AGAGAAGCTTCTGGATTTCCTGTACTCTGTGAAGCAGCCAGATGGCTCCTTTGTGATGCATGTGGGTGGCGAGGTGGACGTCAG GAGTGCATATTGTGCTGCTTCTGTGGCTTCACTCACCAATATAATTACCCCTACCCTGTTTGATGGGACGCACAATTGGATTCTCAG CTGTCAGAACTGGGAGGGCGGTTTAGGTGGAGTACCAGGACTTGAAGCCCATGGCGGCTATACCTTCTGTGGTACTGCTGCCCTGGTCATACTGGGCAAAGAACATATGCTGGATCTCAAAGCCTTGTTA CGTTGGGTAACCAGTAGACAAATGCGTTTTGAAGGTGGATTTCAAGGCCGCTGTAACAAGCTGGTGGATGGGTGTTACTCCTTCTGGCAAGCAGGACTATTACCGTTACTCCACAGGGCTCTTTTTAAAGAAG GAGACTCAACACTGAGCGTGAGTAGCTGGATGTTTGAGAGAAAGGCCTTGCAGGAATACATCCTTCTCTGCTGCCAGAATCCTGGTGGAGGCCTTCTGGACAAACCGGGCAA GTCTAGAGATTTCTACCACACATGCTATTGTCTGAGTGGACTCTCGATAGCACAGCATTTCGGAAACCTAGACCTCCATAACGAGCTGATCCTCGGTCGGGACGAGAACAGACTG GCACCAACTCATCCAGTTTACAACATCTGCCCAGAGAAGGTCGCCCAGGCGATTGAACATTTCCACCGGTTGCCTGTTCCATTTCAGACAGGACCTACGCCAAGTGCAATGGACCAGTCATAG